One Flagellimonas sp. CMM7 genomic region harbors:
- a CDS encoding prolyl oligopeptidase family serine peptidase, with translation MKRKVLFIGLMVSILFGCKQNETRFFNYPKLANERVVEKHYGISYANEYSNLEKKNDSNIVKWFKDQDLIAEEYFNRNPNYKKLYSRYDSLENKETDPARKIKYDESGLTFYLSKTNEGEILLFVKNREASPQLLYDPKNYKDGTYIIEYYKPSYDGKYVAISMGKDGNFFNETILLDCESKRLIGKPIVNTKPLKAGGIVWTPDSKCISFIAYPNYRKNQNDRNSYTALYCLDNPDKSPKTIFKDGENGIVLNQEYYPVPMFRSSESSYMFIYTGNASDFWDCYYITVQDFYNGNYNWKKLYSSEDNIFHDWGTERNGQYFYKRLNESNIELCVVDLNNPDFKNPKVLFSGKGDSQLSGFEVTRNQIYYTVTTNGIETSLYKYKESSKDVLIKLPISAGEITFQYRSPYSDDLWVKIYGWTSNPKDYYLDPNTGEFKFVELGMWPNYPEFENIISEVVEVESHDGTKIPMSIVRRKDHKRDATSMGIITAYGAYGISETPWFHSPIADFVSQGNIYVSAHVRGGGEKGPKWHDGGMKSTKENSWKDLIACSEYLIKSNYIHPKRLGLTVNSAGGITGGMAVNERPDLFGVFTGFVPILNVIRTEYLDDFDDSDTAFEFGTIKEEKSYKDLLKMDPVVNLSDQKNYPSTLMIIGFNDYLIPPSGPGKYISLLQSFNQNNDKPYLLDVKFDAEHEIDWLNDYARMLFFTMTELKNRN, from the coding sequence ATGAAAAGAAAAGTGTTGTTTATTGGACTTATGGTTTCTATTCTTTTTGGATGCAAACAGAATGAAACTCGATTTTTCAATTACCCCAAACTGGCAAATGAAAGGGTTGTTGAAAAACATTATGGGATTTCATATGCTAATGAATATTCTAACCTTGAAAAAAAGAATGATTCCAACATAGTTAAATGGTTCAAGGACCAAGATTTAATAGCCGAAGAGTACTTTAATAGAAACCCAAATTATAAAAAACTTTATTCCCGCTATGATTCTTTGGAAAACAAAGAAACAGACCCAGCAAGAAAAATCAAGTACGATGAATCAGGATTAACATTTTATTTATCCAAGACTAATGAAGGAGAAATCTTGTTATTTGTAAAGAACAGAGAAGCGTCTCCCCAATTATTATATGACCCCAAAAACTACAAAGATGGAACCTATATCATAGAATACTATAAACCATCATATGATGGAAAATATGTGGCCATCTCTATGGGGAAAGATGGAAATTTCTTTAATGAAACCATTCTCTTGGATTGTGAATCTAAAAGATTAATTGGGAAGCCAATTGTAAATACTAAACCTTTAAAAGCAGGAGGTATTGTTTGGACACCTGACAGTAAATGCATTTCATTTATCGCTTATCCTAATTATAGGAAAAACCAAAATGATCGGAATAGCTATACCGCGCTCTATTGTTTGGACAATCCTGATAAATCTCCAAAAACCATCTTCAAAGATGGAGAAAACGGTATTGTCTTGAACCAAGAATATTATCCTGTTCCTATGTTCCGCTCAAGTGAGAGCAGCTACATGTTCATATATACTGGCAATGCTTCAGACTTTTGGGATTGCTATTACATAACTGTCCAAGATTTTTATAACGGCAATTATAATTGGAAGAAACTATACTCTAGCGAGGATAATATATTTCATGACTGGGGTACAGAAAGGAATGGTCAGTACTTTTACAAGAGATTGAATGAGAGCAATATCGAATTATGCGTAGTGGATTTAAATAATCCTGATTTCAAAAACCCCAAGGTATTATTTTCGGGGAAAGGAGACAGTCAGTTAAGCGGCTTTGAAGTCACTCGAAATCAAATATACTATACAGTGACTACTAATGGAATAGAAACCTCCCTATATAAATACAAGGAGAGCTCCAAAGATGTTCTAATTAAGCTACCTATTTCAGCAGGGGAAATTACCTTTCAATATCGATCCCCTTACTCTGATGATTTATGGGTAAAAATATATGGATGGACCTCGAATCCTAAAGATTATTATTTAGACCCTAACACGGGTGAATTCAAGTTTGTTGAATTGGGAATGTGGCCCAATTATCCTGAATTTGAAAATATAATTAGTGAAGTTGTTGAAGTCGAATCCCATGATGGAACAAAGATTCCAATGAGCATTGTCAGAAGAAAAGACCATAAAAGGGATGCTACCTCAATGGGAATTATTACTGCATATGGAGCTTATGGTATATCCGAAACACCATGGTTTCATTCCCCAATAGCAGATTTTGTAAGCCAAGGTAATATTTATGTCTCTGCACATGTGCGGGGCGGTGGGGAAAAGGGGCCGAAATGGCATGACGGTGGTATGAAATCAACCAAAGAAAATTCATGGAAAGATTTGATTGCCTGCAGCGAATATTTAATAAAAAGTAATTATATCCACCCAAAGAGACTTGGACTCACGGTAAATAGTGCGGGTGGCATAACAGGTGGCATGGCTGTCAATGAGCGACCTGATTTGTTTGGAGTATTCACGGGATTTGTTCCAATTTTAAATGTTATAAGAACTGAATACCTTGATGATTTTGATGATTCTGATACCGCTTTTGAATTTGGCACTATAAAAGAAGAGAAAAGCTATAAGGATTTACTTAAAATGGATCCTGTTGTCAATCTATCCGATCAGAAAAACTACCCTAGTACATTAATGATTATTGGATTTAATGATTATTTGATTCCACCATCTGGCCCAGGGAAATATATTTCCTTATTGCAATCATTTAATCAAAATAATGATAAACCCTATTTATTGGATGTAAAATTTGACGCAGAGCATGAAATAGATTGGCTCAATGATTATGCTAGAATGTTATTCTTTACAATGACTGAATTAAAGAACCGAAACTAG
- a CDS encoding helix-turn-helix domain-containing protein, with translation MTQKELEKRRKRIGERIKELRLGSGYTSYETFAIDNGFSRRGYWALENGSNFKIETLLKITAIHGITLEEFFKGIK, from the coding sequence ATGACCCAGAAAGAGCTAGAGAAAAGGAGAAAACGGATAGGTGAACGTATAAAAGAACTAAGATTGGGTTCTGGATATACTAGTTATGAGACATTTGCAATTGATAATGGTTTCTCTAGGCGAGGTTACTGGGCTTTAGAAAATGGCAGCAATTTTAAGATTGAAACTTTATTAAAAATTACTGCTATTCATGGAATAACTTTAGAAGAATTCTTTAAGGGAATAAAGTGA
- a CDS encoding CPBP family intramembrane glutamic endopeptidase, giving the protein MRLRNIIFNDRGNVRVSFRLLSFILLFQIIGILLIKIFVPFFKESGFYLSFMVNVLSCLAVLLALFIYSKYIDKSSFAKYGMYPGRATGIHFINGTFTGMACLWVVVVLQKSNSTISFEPSSIYLEYNIWIVYLSQALRYFVGSIFEEVLTTSFLFILVIYAFTTKSKWYVRRQWIAIMISALLFGLIHSSNQNANFLGIFNLILFGAITTINFARTRNLAFAIGFHSLWNFTQNVLFGLPNSGKPAEAWIFKTNLQSSDLISGGNFGLENSILSSGILIIILVYQSKRFKNSVQFNKH; this is encoded by the coding sequence TTGAGACTAAGGAATATCATTTTTAATGACAGAGGTAATGTAAGGGTAAGTTTTAGGCTTTTGTCCTTTATATTGCTTTTTCAGATTATAGGGATACTCCTAATAAAGATATTTGTTCCTTTCTTCAAGGAAAGTGGGTTTTACCTATCCTTTATGGTAAATGTTCTTTCTTGTTTGGCCGTTCTCTTGGCACTGTTTATATATTCAAAATATATAGATAAAAGTTCCTTCGCAAAGTACGGGATGTATCCGGGAAGGGCTACAGGGATTCATTTTATCAATGGCACTTTTACCGGTATGGCATGTTTATGGGTTGTTGTTGTTCTACAAAAATCTAACTCTACAATTAGCTTTGAACCAAGTTCAATTTACCTAGAATACAATATATGGATTGTCTATCTTTCACAAGCTCTACGATATTTTGTAGGCAGCATTTTTGAAGAGGTATTAACTACTTCATTTCTTTTCATTCTGGTCATTTATGCTTTTACAACCAAATCAAAATGGTATGTGCGCAGACAGTGGATTGCCATAATGATTTCAGCACTTTTGTTTGGTCTCATTCATAGTTCAAATCAAAATGCAAATTTCCTGGGCATTTTTAACTTAATACTTTTTGGTGCGATTACCACCATAAATTTTGCAAGAACAAGAAATCTTGCTTTTGCTATTGGGTTTCATAGCCTGTGGAATTTTACCCAAAACGTTCTTTTTGGACTTCCTAACAGCGGTAAACCAGCTGAGGCATGGATTTTTAAGACAAATTTACAGTCTTCTGACCTAATTTCAGGTGGGAATTTTGGGTTGGAGAATAGCATTTTGAGTTCGGGAATTCTTATCATAATCCTTGTATATCAGTCCAAAAGATTTAAAAATTCAGTTCAATTTAATAAACATTAA
- a CDS encoding site-specific integrase: MNILFYPKKSEKNADGTVMIYTLVTINGKRSEFSLGRRVDEHRWDSRGGKLRGTSSEISNFNRFLDNVKNRLYDIYDSLLKEREDISATIIKNIYLGKEGKEHMVLEIFVEHNDEMESLLGKGFTKGTLQRYKAAYKHVSEYIQHNYHRNDIPVHRVDYKFISGLELFLKSKRNCDHNTAIKYIVNFKKIIRIAYANEWITKDPFFHWKASWKTKEKQYLTQEELNILRNKKSFLPRLDLVRDIFVFCCYTGLAYSDVKQLQSKHIVIGINGDRWIKMPRKKTKAISSIPLLPVAETIIEKYSEHPYVVDGKGILPVLTNQKSNAYLKEIADVCGIRKNLTTHLARHTFATTVTLSNGVSISSVSKMLGHRSLKTTQIYAKVLDSKIADEMELLKEKIQQNETSKAKNKGKVEN; encoded by the coding sequence ATGAACATCCTTTTTTATCCCAAAAAGTCAGAAAAAAATGCCGATGGCACTGTTATGATTTACACACTTGTTACAATTAATGGCAAGCGTAGCGAGTTTAGTCTGGGTCGTCGTGTGGACGAACATAGATGGGATTCACGAGGAGGGAAACTGAGGGGTACCAGCTCAGAAATATCCAATTTTAATCGGTTTTTGGACAACGTCAAGAACAGGCTCTATGATATTTATGATTCTCTTTTAAAAGAACGGGAGGATATTTCGGCAACCATTATCAAAAATATTTATTTAGGTAAAGAAGGTAAAGAGCACATGGTTCTAGAAATCTTCGTGGAGCATAATGATGAAATGGAAAGTTTGTTGGGCAAGGGCTTCACAAAAGGCACTTTACAACGATATAAAGCGGCTTACAAGCACGTTTCGGAATATATTCAGCATAATTATCACAGAAATGACATTCCTGTCCATAGGGTTGACTATAAGTTTATTTCTGGTTTAGAGCTCTTTTTGAAATCCAAACGAAATTGTGACCACAACACAGCTATTAAATACATAGTGAATTTTAAAAAGATTATCCGCATTGCTTATGCTAATGAATGGATTACTAAAGATCCTTTCTTTCATTGGAAAGCAAGTTGGAAAACAAAAGAAAAACAGTACCTAACTCAAGAGGAACTTAATATATTGAGAAACAAAAAGTCTTTTTTACCACGTCTAGATTTGGTTCGGGATATTTTCGTTTTCTGTTGCTATACAGGACTAGCTTATTCAGATGTCAAACAATTACAGTCAAAACATATTGTAATTGGGATAAACGGGGATAGATGGATAAAAATGCCCCGAAAGAAAACCAAGGCAATAAGTAGTATTCCGTTACTCCCTGTTGCCGAAACCATCATCGAAAAATATAGCGAACATCCTTATGTTGTTGATGGCAAAGGAATATTACCTGTTCTGACCAATCAGAAATCGAATGCTTACCTTAAAGAGATTGCCGATGTATGTGGAATCCGTAAAAACCTTACAACACATTTGGCCAGACATACATTTGCCACAACCGTTACCCTATCTAATGGAGTTTCAATTTCTTCAGTGAGTAAAATGTTAGGACATCGTTCCTTAAAAACCACTCAAATCTATGCCAAGGTTCTTGATAGCAAGATTGCGGATGAAATGGAATTATTAAAAGAAAAGATACAACAGAATGAAACCTCAAAGGCAAAGAATAAAGGTAAAGTTGAAAACTAA
- a CDS encoding RteC domain-containing protein: MERKMHINDLESQIKEIESRNNNILEVCKEIILACKTHLLGLRAKVANQGFQNENDEIHFFKFVKQTPLTNLIYYSQVLDFEASFPMNKLKTQKKYIKKKTEDISDLFLTHSDFIRYTRLKQTHFDKQFFTRKYSNFYCGIAKPYYILDPIFNTSHDYLLAKISALQRMSIYLQNRLRSYGKIDKTSNLHWTSSKVSLTELVYALHHSGAINNGKADIKQIANAFEKIFNFSLGDFYRTYIEICSRKKDKIKFLDELSYIMYNKMEQGNA; this comes from the coding sequence ATGGAGAGAAAAATGCACATCAATGACTTGGAAAGTCAAATCAAGGAAATTGAATCCCGAAACAACAATATCCTTGAAGTTTGCAAGGAAATTATTCTTGCATGTAAAACTCATCTACTGGGGTTGAGGGCCAAAGTGGCTAATCAAGGTTTCCAAAATGAAAATGATGAAATTCATTTTTTTAAGTTTGTTAAACAGACTCCGCTAACAAATCTTATCTATTATTCACAAGTACTAGATTTTGAAGCAAGCTTTCCTATGAATAAACTTAAAACGCAAAAGAAATATATCAAGAAGAAAACCGAAGATATAAGCGATTTATTTCTAACTCATTCGGATTTCATAAGATATACTAGGTTAAAGCAGACTCATTTCGACAAACAATTCTTTACTAGAAAATATTCTAATTTCTATTGCGGTATTGCTAAACCATATTATATTCTTGACCCAATTTTTAACACTTCACATGATTATCTTTTGGCCAAAATAAGTGCGCTTCAACGTATGTCAATATACCTCCAAAATAGGTTGAGGAGTTATGGCAAAATCGATAAAACCAGCAACTTACACTGGACCTCAAGTAAGGTGTCATTGACGGAATTAGTTTATGCCCTACACCATTCTGGCGCTATAAATAATGGGAAGGCTGATATTAAACAAATTGCAAATGCTTTTGAAAAAATTTTCAATTTTAGTTTAGGAGATTTTTATCGTACCTATATTGAAATATGTTCAAGAAAGAAGGATAAAATAAAATTTCTAGATGAACTCTCTTATATAATGTACAATAAAATGGAGCAAGGCAATGCCTAG
- a CDS encoding site-specific integrase, producing MALIRLALDTRKNARNRHGLFPIVLRVFHKKQSLIRLGHYTSINGWDDRNSRLKKSAAMNRNLDCDEINRELDGKLYAAKELARELGSSIDKLDFQGFIDHIKEKWDYNPTSEIRHKIDNQVSISVWGKVVTDRKKSANSPATAKWYQDGIDALVKFNKGKDIMLYDITVSFLKDFEAYHLGRGNSKNTISIYLRAIRSIYNNAIQEDKFIPVKNAFEQYRIPSSTRTKKRVVGKEKIINIKELRYEFGSPLWHTKNYTLIMFYCRGMNFIDLVKTKVKDISNGRLYYGRSKTGNPFSVKITEGLQNILNHYINGKKPSEYLLPTNYDGSSKHYQKYKSQRRRMNERLKIIAKDAGIEGSFTTYYIRHSWATIAKYMGISTEIISEGLGHSSIRTTEIYLKDFDDRILDEANEMIVS from the coding sequence ATGGCACTTATCAGATTGGCCTTGGACACACGGAAAAATGCTAGGAACAGGCATGGTCTTTTTCCGATTGTTTTGCGTGTTTTTCATAAAAAACAGAGTTTGATAAGGCTAGGTCATTATACTTCAATAAATGGCTGGGACGATAGAAATTCGCGATTGAAAAAATCAGCCGCTATGAACAGAAATCTTGATTGCGATGAGATCAACCGAGAATTGGACGGGAAATTATATGCTGCCAAAGAGTTGGCAAGGGAGCTTGGGAGCAGTATTGATAAACTGGACTTTCAAGGGTTTATAGATCACATTAAAGAAAAATGGGACTATAATCCAACCTCAGAAATCAGACATAAGATAGATAATCAAGTTTCAATTTCAGTATGGGGCAAAGTGGTTACCGATAGAAAGAAGAGTGCAAACAGCCCTGCAACTGCGAAGTGGTACCAGGACGGGATAGATGCGTTGGTAAAGTTTAATAAGGGTAAAGATATAATGCTCTATGATATCACGGTTTCTTTTTTAAAGGATTTTGAAGCCTACCATTTAGGAAGGGGCAATAGCAAAAATACCATCAGTATATATCTAAGGGCCATAAGATCCATTTATAATAATGCAATTCAAGAAGATAAGTTCATACCTGTCAAAAACGCTTTTGAGCAATATAGGATTCCTTCAAGCACAAGAACCAAAAAAAGGGTAGTGGGCAAGGAGAAGATCATTAACATTAAAGAACTGCGCTATGAGTTTGGTTCACCGCTCTGGCATACAAAGAATTATACTCTCATCATGTTTTATTGTAGGGGCATGAACTTTATTGATTTGGTCAAGACCAAGGTAAAGGATATTTCCAACGGACGCTTATATTACGGTAGAAGTAAGACGGGCAATCCCTTTTCTGTAAAGATTACAGAAGGGTTACAGAACATATTGAATCATTACATCAATGGTAAAAAACCTTCCGAGTACTTATTGCCGACCAACTATGATGGAAGCTCCAAACATTACCAAAAGTATAAGTCGCAGAGAAGAAGGATGAACGAGCGTCTTAAGATTATTGCAAAGGATGCTGGTATTGAGGGAAGTTTTACTACTTATTATATACGCCATTCATGGGCAACAATAGCAAAGTATATGGGAATATCCACTGAGATTATTAGCGAAGGACTTGGACATTCCTCCATCAGGACCACTGAAATATACCTAAAAGATTTTGATGATCGTATTTTGGATGAAGCTAATGAAATGATTGTTTCATAA
- a CDS encoding AraC family transcriptional regulator, translated as MYEADIPEEAVKEFVKAYESAKEIEDYERIVDCFNAIAVIKGEYGHQERAISLLRQSIQYLKKHRQKIENYDLTQLITLDNIARCYLQIKQIDSSRTYTKKGIDLSLKMKDFDTYQSLRALNAQINYYDGNYLKARDTLIKYTKGSGDLSEADRLYYLGMVEEKLGKHIKKRMHFKRIDTLLKRNDYPLMDNVKEIFQFLLKDAISKDEKVFVETYANRLVYYDSMLTEAEKNIRSILWTEFDLPEQEETKQNLSNEIDKKENTIKVFFFLSTALIVLFILYYIKYNSTQKKLKFVMNEDILPVKNNPKKEEVIKMDIDTDVVLHTLEALDKWEKNLGFLNQGSNQNTLARELNTNTTYLSKIINAYKGQSFSNYLKDLRVTYAINSLKENPKVIESHSTIQIAEMFGFNSLDVFARSLKAKIGLTPAVFIKQIKRSNL; from the coding sequence TTGTATGAAGCAGATATTCCTGAAGAGGCCGTAAAAGAATTTGTTAAAGCCTATGAATCAGCAAAAGAAATTGAAGATTATGAGCGAATTGTTGATTGCTTTAATGCTATTGCGGTCATCAAAGGAGAATACGGGCATCAGGAAAGGGCGATTTCATTGCTCAGACAATCAATACAATACTTAAAAAAACATCGACAAAAAATTGAGAATTATGATTTAACCCAACTAATAACTTTGGATAATATCGCCCGGTGCTACTTACAAATCAAGCAAATTGATTCATCACGAACCTACACCAAAAAAGGGATTGATTTGTCATTAAAGATGAAAGATTTTGATACATATCAATCTTTGAGGGCCTTAAATGCTCAAATAAATTACTATGATGGAAATTATCTCAAAGCAAGGGATACTTTAATCAAGTACACCAAAGGTTCGGGAGATTTGTCCGAGGCTGATAGACTTTATTATTTAGGAATGGTTGAGGAAAAGCTGGGCAAGCATATTAAGAAAAGAATGCATTTTAAGAGAATAGACACTCTTCTAAAGAGAAATGATTATCCTCTTATGGACAATGTCAAAGAAATATTCCAATTCCTTCTAAAAGACGCAATCTCTAAAGATGAAAAAGTTTTCGTTGAAACTTACGCGAATAGGTTAGTATACTATGATAGTATGTTGACAGAAGCGGAAAAAAATATAAGGAGTATTTTATGGACAGAGTTTGACTTACCTGAACAAGAGGAAACTAAACAAAATCTATCGAATGAAATTGACAAAAAAGAAAATACAATCAAAGTATTTTTTTTCCTTTCTACAGCATTGATTGTTTTATTTATTCTTTATTATATCAAATACAACTCAACGCAAAAGAAGCTGAAATTTGTAATGAATGAAGACATTTTGCCTGTCAAAAATAACCCTAAAAAGGAAGAGGTCATCAAAATGGATATCGACACCGATGTAGTGTTGCATACACTTGAAGCTTTAGACAAATGGGAAAAAAACCTTGGTTTTCTCAACCAGGGCTCAAATCAGAATACATTAGCAAGAGAACTAAATACTAATACAACATATTTATCTAAAATTATTAATGCTTACAAAGGGCAAAGCTTTTCCAATTATCTTAAGGACCTTCGAGTTACTTATGCGATTAATTCTCTGAAAGAAAATCCAAAAGTCATTGAAAGCCACTCCACAATACAAATAGCTGAAATGTTCGGGTTTAACTCGTTGGATGTGTTTGCTAGGTCACTTAAAGCCAAAATTGGCCTTACACCAGCGGTTTTCATTAAGCAGATAAAAAGAAGCAATTTATAA
- a CDS encoding AraC family transcriptional regulator has translation MVLAFFSGNVASLSILASLYFFLMRGASKLKIILLGFLFIAISLRVLKSIIFFSGSIPSLGIAMGFFGLACIGPIIWFYFQYQDKPNTTRIQRKDYVHLLPAIIGSIILAIVPDFSSVFYRSITALLFIYLAFSFIRCKNTSNFKYNSWNFLLLVAVALMGVVFVLQFYMNTIISYAMGTVAIAIILLVIVVGAIKTNFLALRPRPAKKLNPQLIHKVKNTVEIEKVYLEPTLTLDSLGRKLDIPSYMVSQIIKKEYKKTFPETINHFRINDAIEELNESLLKETKIESIAYNVGFNTPSAFYSAFRKTTGMNPTEYQKKYLLRPEGRA, from the coding sequence TTGGTTTTGGCCTTTTTCTCTGGAAATGTTGCATCATTAAGTATTCTGGCTTCCCTTTATTTTTTCCTTATGAGAGGAGCGAGCAAGTTGAAAATTATCTTATTGGGGTTTTTGTTCATTGCTATTTCCTTGCGTGTTCTCAAGTCCATTATTTTTTTTTCAGGAAGCATTCCAAGCCTAGGTATAGCTATGGGTTTCTTTGGGTTGGCATGTATTGGCCCTATAATTTGGTTTTATTTCCAATATCAGGATAAACCTAACACAACAAGAATCCAGCGTAAGGATTATGTTCACCTTTTACCAGCTATTATTGGTAGTATTATTTTAGCAATAGTACCGGATTTTTCAAGTGTTTTTTATAGAAGTATCACTGCCTTGCTATTTATATATCTGGCCTTCTCATTTATCAGATGTAAAAATACTTCAAACTTTAAATACAATTCCTGGAATTTTTTATTGTTAGTTGCTGTAGCACTCATGGGTGTTGTTTTCGTTCTTCAATTTTATATGAACACAATCATTAGTTATGCTATGGGAACTGTTGCGATTGCAATAATTTTACTAGTCATTGTAGTAGGTGCGATAAAAACAAATTTTCTTGCTCTAAGGCCACGTCCGGCTAAAAAACTGAATCCCCAGCTAATCCATAAGGTTAAAAACACTGTAGAGATTGAGAAAGTGTATCTGGAACCTACGCTAACTTTGGATTCACTAGGCAGAAAGCTGGATATACCTTCGTACATGGTATCACAAATCATAAAAAAAGAATATAAAAAGACATTCCCAGAAACTATTAATCATTTTAGGATAAATGATGCAATCGAAGAATTGAATGAAAGCCTTTTAAAAGAAACAAAAATAGAAAGTATAGCTTATAACGTGGGGTTTAATACCCCATCTGCCTTTTACTCAGCCTTCAGGAAAACAACTGGAATGAACCCCACCGAATACCAGAAGAAGTATTTGCTGAGACCGGAAGGTAGAGCATAA
- a CDS encoding outer membrane beta-barrel protein, protein MTSKLKLLTTLMILFSIADTYCQNFEFGVSGGLLNGSSRVMENNASASYSDTGFYLGLYSKIQLNKKIMIIPEIDYGNLNDSSFGFLSARVGYYLNHSFYLQGGGQMTYLFDVLNDEISKTGLDLSLGIGYDITNKFNIQARYALELTNRIKEPTTDVKGKFNWLHIGLGYTF, encoded by the coding sequence ATGACCTCAAAATTAAAATTATTAACCACACTCATGATTTTATTTTCCATTGCAGATACCTATTGTCAAAATTTTGAATTTGGGGTTTCTGGAGGATTATTAAATGGTTCAAGTAGGGTTATGGAAAACAATGCAAGCGCATCATACTCGGATACTGGATTCTATTTGGGGCTATATTCTAAGATTCAATTGAACAAAAAAATCATGATAATTCCAGAAATAGATTACGGAAACCTGAACGATAGTAGTTTTGGTTTTCTATCGGCAAGGGTTGGATACTATCTTAATCACAGTTTTTATTTACAAGGAGGTGGACAAATGACCTATTTGTTTGATGTACTTAATGATGAGATATCCAAAACTGGACTGGATTTATCACTCGGTATTGGATATGATATAACCAATAAATTTAATATTCAGGCGAGATATGCGCTTGAATTAACCAATAGGATTAAAGAGCCAACCACAGATGTGAAAGGAAAATTTAATTGGTTACACATTGGTTTGGGCTATACCTTTTGA
- a CDS encoding HlyD family secretion protein, producing the protein MDDKVIFSENFLNRPPNWMMRKGNMILFLFFTLLVVFAFFLKYNEVIHAEILVTCENPPVALYSKKGGKLVYVNFKSGQEVKQDEILSVVENPSKWEDVFHLKEQLNDIDTNMVRTLDKLYQKFPSDLELEVNIHMSYQKYLRAFQSYLLHLNLDQEEHENENLSLRIGRLKRQIKIKQVQLNTSRRNYALAKQSNGRQQELLKKGVISQQQLDANEQEMLSAQNDVNRIKEEIEALYVDTLSLNDQSLKSLNRNIVNSSSNFSELQLAKQELKGKIDAWENNYALKSPISGSVTVFDVWNNHQHVPTGEHVLTVVPDKKNKLVGKCKVPIRNSAKIHKDQEVVIKLDNYPYHEWGLIKGRVVNISETPKKGDEVYYSVYVKIPNLTTTYNKEIEFKQEMMGTAKIVLQETSLLERVFYQFRGLWSDINY; encoded by the coding sequence ATGGACGATAAGGTTATTTTTTCTGAGAACTTTTTGAACCGCCCTCCTAATTGGATGATGAGGAAAGGAAACATGATTCTTTTTCTTTTTTTCACATTACTCGTTGTCTTTGCGTTCTTTTTAAAATATAATGAGGTAATCCATGCAGAGATATTGGTTACTTGTGAAAACCCTCCTGTTGCCCTCTACAGCAAAAAGGGAGGAAAGCTGGTTTATGTGAACTTTAAATCTGGTCAAGAAGTCAAGCAGGATGAGATTCTTTCGGTTGTTGAGAACCCTTCAAAATGGGAGGATGTCTTCCATCTTAAGGAGCAGTTGAACGACATAGACACCAATATGGTTCGCACATTGGACAAACTCTATCAAAAATTCCCAAGTGACTTAGAATTGGAAGTAAACATTCACATGTCTTATCAAAAATACTTAAGAGCATTTCAAAGTTATTTGCTCCACTTGAATCTAGATCAAGAGGAACATGAGAATGAAAACTTAAGTTTGAGGATAGGAAGATTAAAGAGACAAATAAAGATAAAGCAGGTTCAGTTAAACACTTCTAGGAGAAATTATGCACTGGCAAAACAAAGTAATGGTAGGCAGCAAGAGCTTTTAAAAAAAGGGGTGATATCTCAACAGCAACTGGATGCAAACGAACAGGAAATGTTATCCGCACAAAATGATGTCAATAGAATCAAGGAAGAGATTGAAGCGCTGTATGTTGATACACTCAGTCTGAATGACCAAAGTCTAAAATCATTGAACAGGAACATTGTCAATTCATCCTCTAACTTTTCAGAGCTTCAATTGGCGAAACAAGAATTAAAGGGGAAAATTGATGCATGGGAAAATAACTATGCCCTGAAAAGTCCAATTTCTGGATCAGTTACTGTTTTCGATGTTTGGAACAATCATCAGCATGTTCCTACTGGAGAGCACGTACTCACTGTAGTTCCAGACAAAAAGAACAAGCTTGTTGGCAAATGTAAAGTTCCTATTAGAAATTCTGCGAAAATCCATAAGGACCAGGAGGTTGTTATAAAACTTGACAATTATCCCTATCATGAGTGGGGCCTTATTAAAGGTAGAGTCGTGAATATATCCGAAACACCAAAAAAAGGAGATGAAGTTTATTATTCTGTTTATGTGAAGATTCCTAATTTAACTACCACATACAATAAGGAAATCGAGTTCAAACAGGAAATGATGGGAACCGCAAAAATAGTGTTGCAAGAAACCTCATTATTGGAAAGGGTTTTCTATCAATTTAGAGGACTTTGGTCAGACATAAATTATTAA